The sequence TATCAGCCGGAAGCTTATGTTCCGACGACCGATACCTTTATAGAGAAAGATTCGTCGGTGAATGCGCACATCGAGCAAATGAGACTGTCCGCCACTAAAGCGCTCCTTGAAAGAAAGGACGCCATTATCGTGGCCTCAGTGTCGGCAATCTATGGTTTGGGTGACCCTGAATCCTATTTGAAAATGATGCTGCACGTCACCCGTGGTGATGTGGTGAATCAACGTGACATCTTACGCCGTTTGGCCGAATTGCAGTATTCGCGTAACGATGTGGCGTTTGAGCGTGGTCAGTTTCGCGTTCGCGGAGAAGTGATTGATATTTATCCGGCAGAATCGGAGCACGATGCGGTGCGCATTGAAATGTTCGATGATGAGATAGATTGCATCAGCGTGTTTGATCCTTTGACCGGTTCAGTAACTCAGCGCGATTTGCCTCGCTATACCATTTATCCGAAAACTCACTATGTGACGCCTCGCGATCGCATGTTAGAGGCGATTGAGAAAATCAAAGCGGAGCTGGTGGATCGCAAACAATACCTGCTTGAAAACAACAAATTATTGGAAGAGCAGCGCATCAGTCAGCGCACTCAGTTCGATATCGAAATGATGAATGAGCTGGGCTTTTGTTCTGGGGTAGAGAACTATTCTAGGCATCTCAGTGGGCGCGATGAGGGTGAGCCGCCACCGACCTTATTTGATTATCTTCCGCACGATGGTTTGTTGGTGATTGATGAATCCCACGTTACCGTGCCGCAAATCGGCGCTATGTATAAAGGTGACCGCTCTCGTAAAGAGACTTTGGTTGAGTTTGGCTTTCGTTTACCGTCGGCGTTGGATAATAGGCCGCTTAAATTTGATGAGTTTGAGGCATTAGCGCCGCAAACCATTTTTGTGTCGGCAACACCTGGTGATTATGAAAAGGAAACCTCAGGTGGAGACATCGCCGAGCAAGTGGTGCGCCCAACCGGCTTGCTTGACCCTGAATTAGAAGTGCGCCCCGTAGCCACTCAAGTGGATGATCTCTTATCTGAAATACGCATACGTAGCGTAAAAGATGAAAGAGTGTTGGTGACTACTTTAACCAAGCGTATGGCGGAAGATTTAACTGAATACTTGACCGAGCACGATGTGAAAGTGCGCTATTTGCACTCTGATGTGGATACGGTTGAACGTGTTGAGATCATTCGTGATTTACGCTTAGGCGAGTTTGATGTGTTAGTGGGCATTAACTTACTTCGAGAAGGTCTGGATATGCCTGAGGTATCGCTAGTGGCTATCTTAGATGCGGATAAAGAGGGCTTTTTACGCTCTGAGCGCTCACTGATTCAGAGCATAGGTCGCGCCGCGCGAAACTTGGAAGGTAAAGCCATCTTATATGCCGATCGCATCACTAAGTCGATGGCGAAAGCGATGGGCGAAACCGAGCGACGCCGTTTAAAACAGCAACAATATAATGAACAGCACGGCATAGTGCCGCAAGCGCTGAAGAAAAGTATCAAAGACATTATGGAGTTGGGCAACGCCACTAAATCCAGTAGCAATAGGAAGTCTAAGGCTGTACCTTTGTCGAAAGTGGCTGAAAATGATGAACAATATAAGAGTTTAACCCCGCAACAGCTTGAGAAACTGATCCTTAAACTGGAAAATGAGATGTATCAGCATGCACAAAATCTTGAGTTTGAAGAAGCTGCGGCTAAACGCGATCAGATGGAAGAGTATCGTCGTCAATTTATCGCCAATAGCTAATTTATTTTAATCGTGCCTTATTAGGTTTAGGTTCAATGCCAAAAAACAAAGCAGAAAATCAACAGCTAAAACTATTAATGGTTGAAGATACGTTATCGGTCGCCAGTTTGTACCAAACGTATCTCGCGACACTTAATTTAGACATTTGTATTGTTTCCAGTGGTGAGGCGGCGCTTGCGCACCTTGCCCAGCATTCGATTGATCTTATGCTGCTTGATTTGCACCTGCCTGATATGACCGGCATGGATGTACTGAAAAAGGTACGCACTCAAGCGCCGAAAGTGCCAGTGATATTTATGACCGCTTATGGCTCGATTGAAGTGGCGGTTGAGGCAATGCGCGCAGGAGCGCATGATTTTTTGATTAAACCGTGCGAAGCCGATCAGCTCCGTATCACGGTCTCTAAAGCCATTCACCAAACGCAAAATGCGCAGCACGATGTGCTAGGGGATGTCAGTCAATATCAAGGCTTTATTGGCTCTAGCTCTAGCATGCAGCAGGTGTACAAAACCATAGATTCAGCGGCATCCAGTAAAGCGAGCATTTTTATTACTGGCGAGAGCGGCACCGGTAAAGAGGTGTGTGCAGAGGCGATTCATTCCGTCAGCAACCGTAGCACGCAACCTTTTATTGCGCTCAACTGTGCGGCAATTCCCAAAGATTTGATTGAAAGTGAGTTGTTTGGTCACGTTAAAGGAGCATTTACCGGAGCGGCGACCGACCGTAAAGGGGCGGCGGAGCTTGCCGATGGTGGCACCTTATTCTTAGATGAATTGTGCGAAATGGATTTAGAGTTGCAGACCAAATTACTGCGCTTTATCCAAACCAGCACTTATCAAAAGGTGGGTTCATCAAAACTGAGCCGGGTGGATGTGCGCTTTGTGTGTGCAACCAACAAAGACCCTTGGGAAGAGGTGCGTAAAGGCCGTTTTCGTGAAGATTTATATTACCGCTTGTATGTGATCCCTCTGCACCTTCCGCCTTTGCGAGAAAGAGGTGACGATATTATTGAGATTGCTTATTCGTTATTAGGCTTTACCTCCTTAGAAGAAAACAAGAATTTTGGTAAATTCCAAGAAGAGGTGCTGCGTCATTTTGTTACCTATCCTTGGCCGGGGAATGTGCGTCAGCTGCAAAACGTTATTCGTAATATCGTGGTTTTAAATGAAGGCGAAGAGGTGACCTTAGAGATGTTACCGTCACCACTGGATCGTTTCAAAGTGGCCTCTTTTTCAGAAGATGCCATTGATACCTTCTTAGATCCTGAACACAGTGATGACAGTCGAAAAATCATCCCTTTAGCGCAGGTTGAACGTCGCGTAATAGAAAGAGCCATTCAATTGTGTGGTGGCAGTATTCCTTCAGCCGCGACCGAATTGGACGTGAGTGCATCAACACTGTATCGAAAACTAGAAAAGTGGGAGAAAGGACGTGGATGAGTTTAATCTTCTGCAAAACGATAAGATTGTCAGTTTGAGTGCCCAAGTTGGGGAGGAAATGATGCCCACCTTACTCGACCTGTTTAAACAAGAGTTACAAGAATATATCGGGCAGATAGATGGCGTGGAGATCACGACCCAAAGCCGAGAGCTAATCGCTCGTACTTGCCATGCAATTAAAGGGAGTGCGCCAAGTTTTGGCGCTATTTTAGTCACTGAAAAAGCCACCCAGATGGATGCATTTTACAAACAACAACGTTTGGCTGAATTTGATCAGCAATGCCAAGAGCTGGTGTCGATATTAAGACGCACCGTGTATAAATTAGAGCAGTTACAAGCGCAACTGCATTAATTTGTTCGCATCATCATGCTGTTATCATATTTATGATAATTGCTCTAAAATCGCCACACTGAGTTTATCGCGGTCATGACGCCACTCTCTGTTCATCGAGGCGAGATCGCGAGTAACAATATTCCATCTATCTTCTAGCTCGGGATGAGGCTTACCGCCAAGTACCACATCTATTTTTCGACCTTGGCAAGCGCGCTCAATCCACGCTAATTTTTGTGCCAATTCCATGCGTCCTGCAGGCCCGTATTCTGGGCTTAGGTTTTCTACCACGATCACTTTTGCTTGCGAGTTACTGTTTATGGCGCGGCCAATTTCGGGCAATAACAGCGGTGGCATGATGCTAGTAAGGAAGCTTCCTGGACCTAACACAATAGCATTGGCTTGTTTTATCGCTTCAATGGCTTCACTGATGGCGGGCACTTCAGGGTCAAGATCCAGTCGCAGTAGATCTTCTTCCATCTCATCGACACTGGTTTCACCTTTTACCCAATGCCCTTTGGTTGATAGGGCGCGCAGATCAGATGGGTGCTCAGTCATAGGTAAAATATTTACCTCAACCTTTAGCATTTCACGAACCAAATTAATCGCTTGCAAAGGACGAATCGAAAGGTTGTCCATAGCGGTTAAAATTAGGTTGCCTAGATTGTGACCGTCTAGCTCGCCCAGACCACGAAAGCGATATTCAAATATCATTGAGCTAATCGACGGCTCAGTGATTAACTGATTGATACAGTTACGAGTATCTCCCCAAGCAATGCCTCCTTGGCAATGGCGAATACGTCCCGTTGAACCACCATTATCTGTGGTGGTGACAATGCCAGTGGCATTGCTTCCAAAGTCTTTGAGTGCGGCTAACATACGGCCTAACCCATGCCCACCGCCAACGGCGACAACTTTGTTTTTTGAGAATATATCCACGTTGCTAACTCTTTATTGATAGAGGATTTTTAATAAATGTATCGGAAATTGCGAAATTGACCAAATAATTCGATGATGAAGTTGTTTGAAGCCGCTTTTTATAACATTCATCTTGGTAAAAATTTTGCCATTCCATTAGGCTCTACTCTTACCTATGAAAAATGGTTTATACTGTAGGTGAAAAACTCCGAGTCTTCTCCACTAAGTTTGTCGTTATTACCCTGAAAACAGGGGCATTCAATTGACACAATATGTGGTTTTGGCCGTGACATTTTGTCACCAGGGCTACTCTAGAAATGGCGTTGCCTCCCGTATTTAGGAAAGGTGTTTTGTGACGCAACAATTTGAAGATAGTTTCCACCGCAAGTTTTATTACTTGCGTCTTTCTGTTACCGATGTCTGTAACTTTAAGTGTAATTACTGCTTACCGGATGGCTATCGTCCTGAAGCGAGTAAGCGCCCCCCTTTTATTACTCTACCCGAGATACAGCGTGTAGTGAGAGCTTTTGCGCATTGTGGCACCACTAAAGTGCGTATCACTGGCGGAGAGCCAACTCTGCGCCGAGATTTTACCGATATTGTACACAGTGTCGCGCAAACTCCGGGCATCAAAAAAATCGCCACCACCACCAATGGCTACCGCATGCAAAAGCAAGTTTCTGACTGGCAGCAAGCGGGCTTAACTCACATCAACGTCAGCCTAGATAGTTTAGACCCGAAACAATTTTATCAGATCACCGGACAAAACCGTTTTCACGATGTGATGTCGGGCATCGACCGCGCTTTTGAAATTGGCTATGAACAAATCAAAGTGAATGTGGTGCTGCTTAAAGATCTAAACAGTCAGCAATTGCCACAGTTTCTTAATTGGATAAAAGATAGGCCAATACAGCTGCGTTTTATCGAGTTAATGAAAACCGGAGAAATGGATGAGCTGTTTGATAAACGCCATGTGTCTGGAGTATCGATACGTAATCACTTGATTGCGAATGGCTGGCTACTAAAGCTAAGAGAAGCCAACGATGGGCCAGCTCAAGTGTTTATCCACCCAGACTATGACGGTGAGATAGGGTTAATCATGCCGTATGAAAAAGGCTTTTGCTCTACCTGTAACCGACTGCGCGTTTCAGCAATGGGTAAACTGCATTTGTGTCTTTTTGGAGAAGAAGGGTTAGAGCTTCGCGATCTCATGCAAGAAGACCAGCAAGAACAAGAGCTTATCGCTCGCATCTCGCAAGGTCTAAAAGTTAAAGACGTCAGTCACCACCTCGACCAGAATAACCCTGGGGCCACCCCACATCTGGCGTCGATTGGCGGCTGAGTTAATTACCTCGATTGGTATCACCTCGTTTAATTTAAATTATAAATAGTACAAAGGAATTGAGACTTATGGGACACGCTCATGACGATTTTACGCCGGCAAGTATTGCGGTTTTAACGGTATCTGACACTCGCACAGAAGAGACGGACACCAGTGGTGGCTATTTAGTGGATCAGCTTAAAGCAACGGGTCACAAGTTAGCAGATAAGAAAATTGTAATTGATGACGTTTATAAGATTCGCGCAATCGTCTCACAGTGGATTGCCGATGAGTCTGTAGATGCCATCTTGCTAACTGGTGGCACAGGCTTTACTGCCCGTGACTTTACCCCAGAGGCACTGACTCCTCTATTTGATAAGCAAGTGGAAGGTTTCGGTGAATTATTCCGCGCGGTTTCTTATGAAGAAATTGGCACTTCAACCATTCAATCGCGCGCCATTGGCGGTTTTGCCAACCGTACCGTTATTTTAGCCATGCCGGGCTCAACAGGTGCTTGTCGTACAGCTTGGACTCGCATTATTAAGGATCAGTTAGATTCGCGTCATAAGCCGTGTAACTTCATGCCACATATTGGGAAGTAACGTCGAATGAGTGAATTAACCCATATCAATCAAAATGGCGAAGCGAACATGGTGGATGTGTCGGCAAAAGCGGATACGGTCCGCGAAGCACGCGCTGAAGCTATTGTGACTATGTCTGAGCAAACCTTGTCCCTGATATTAAGTGGTGAACATCATAAAGGTGATGTATTTGCTACTGCGCGCATTGCGGGCATTCAAGCGGCCAAGAAAACGTGGGACTTAATTCCCCTTTGTCATCCATTGTTGCTGTCTAAAGTGGAAGTGCAACTGACACCACTACTAGAAAGCAATCAAGTGAGAATTGAGTCTGTTTGCAAGCTGGCCGGTAAAACAGGCGTTGAAATGGAAGCGCTGACCGCAGCTTCTGTAGCGGCGCTGACCATTTATGACATGTGTAAAGCGGTACAAAAAGATATCGTTATTTCGCAAGTTAGACTGCTAGAGAAAAGCGGCGGAAAATCAGGACACTTTGAGGCGAGCCTATGATTAAAGTGGTATTTTTTGCGCAAGTGCGTGAGCTGGTGGGGCAGGATGAAGTGCTTATTGATAGCCAAAGTGCCTCAGTCGAGGATATTCGTCAGCAATTAATGGCTCGCGGTGATAAATGGGCGCTAGCGCTTGAGTCGGGCAAGTTATTAGCTGCGGTTAACCACACAATGTCACCGCTAGATACTTTGGTTAAAGCGGGCGATGAAGTGGCGTTTTTTCCTCCGGTAACAGGTGGCTAATATGGATAGAGTGTTGGTTCAAGAACAAGATTTCGACCTTGCTGAAGAATACGCCCTATTAGGCGAATCCTCATCTATCGGCGCTGTGGTTACATTTGTAGGAAAAGTACGAGATTTCAACCTTGGTGACAACGTCATCGGATTGCATTTACAACACTATCCGCAGATGACCGAAAAAGCATTGCATGAAATTTGCTTAGAAGCGCGCGCTCGCTGGCCCTTAGATAAGGTGACGGTGATCCACAGAGTAGGGGATTTAGATATTGCCGACCAAATCGTGCTGGTGGGTGTGTCTAGTGCGCACAGAGATGCGGCATTTGCCAGCTGTGAATTCATCATGGACTACCTAAAAACTAAAGCTCCTTTTTGGAAAAAAGAGCGCTTAACCAATGCATCTCGTTGGATAGAGTCTCGTGAATCCGATCAAGAATCTATGCAGCGATGGTAGTTATATAAGTTTACGCTAATGTGATCTGAGTCACAGATTTTTTAAATATTACAAAGCCCCAGTATTTCTGGGGCTTTTTTGATCTAGCTCATAAAATTTGATTAAAATTTACATTTTGTTTCTAAAATTTACCTTTGCTTTATGTAATGGCTTTTGGCTTTTGGTTTTCATTTTATGATTGATTGGTTAATGAAGTGTTGGTTGCAGTCCCTTAAATAGTGATCTCTATCACTCTTTTTTGATAAAAAGTGCAACAATTTAAGTCTGTTTTGATTTTTGTTGTTTAGATCACTGAATTTTTTATCTTGGTCGGAATTTAGTTCTGAAATATTGACCTATGCAGGAGTTTAAGTACTGCGGCATGACATTTTTATGGCAAATACTTTCAAGGATTGGTAACTTTGTTTCCATTCTTTATGTCTTATAGCCTTTTATATAATTTTACGGACACAAAATAGATAACAACAATGGCTATAGGTCCGCGTAAGGAATTCATGGATGCAACATTAAAAAACTGGAGTTTATTTGCATGTATAAAAATAAAATCACCCAAGGACTTCTTCTTGGAGCTAGCCTAGCCGTGGCTGCTACTTCTTTCTCCACTATTGCAGCACAAGTACCGGAAGGTACTAAGCTTGCTAAAGTTCAAGAATTGGTTCGAGGTAATGGTACCGAAGTCGCTTCTATTGACCCTCACAAAACTGAAGGTGTGCCTGAGTCGCACGTTATTCGTGACTTGCTAGAAGGTCTAGTAAACCAAGATGCAGACGGTAATACCGTTCCTGGCGTAGCAACAAGCTGGGAAACGACAGACAATAAAACATTTACATTCCACCTACGTAAAGAAGCAACATGGTCAAATGGCGACCCTGTAACTGCACAAGATTTTGTGTATAGCTGGCAACGTGCGGTAGATCCGGCAACAGCATCGCCGTACTCATGGTATTTAGAAATGACTACTATGACTAACGCCGCTGACATCGTTGCAGGAAAGAAAGACAAATCAACTTTGGGTGTTAAGGCAATTGATGACCATACACTTGAAGTACACCTAGATACACCACTGCCATACTTCGTAATGATGACTGGTCATACAACGATGAAGCCGGTTAATAAAGCGGTTGTTGAAAAGTATGGTGATCAGTGGACTCGCCCTGCAAACTTTGTAGGTAACGGCGCATTTGTGGTAAACAAATGGGTAGTAAACGAGCGTCTAGAGCTGACTCGTAACGAGAAATACTGGGACAACGCACATACTGTTCTTAATAAGGTGACTTACTTGCCGATTGAGAACCAAGTATCAGAAATGAACCGTTTCTTGTCTGGCGAAATTCAGATCACTAACGAATTGCCAACAGAGCACTTCCGTCGCCTACAGAAAGAGCATCCTGAAGCGGTGAACGTGAAAGGTAACTTATGTTCTTACTACTACGGATTTAACAACGCTAAAGCACCATTTGATGATGTTCGTGTTCGTAAAGCGCTTTCTTACGCTATCGACCGTGACGTAATCGCAAAAGCGATTCTTGGTCAAGGTCAAAAGCCAGCTTACTTCCTAACGCCTGAGATCACAGCGGGTTTCCACCCTGATCTTCCAGCTTACGGCAAGATGACGCAAAAAGAGCGTATTGCAGCGGCTAAAGAGCTACTTGCAGAAGCAGGCTTTGATAAGGGCCACCCACTAGAGTTTACTTTGTTGTACAACACCTCTGAAAACCACAAGAAGATTGCAACTGCAATTCAATCTATGTGGAGAAAAGATC is a genomic window of Vibrio neonatus containing:
- the yvcK gene encoding uridine diphosphate-N-acetylglucosamine-binding protein YvcK, with amino-acid sequence MDIFSKNKVVAVGGGHGLGRMLAALKDFGSNATGIVTTTDNGGSTGRIRHCQGGIAWGDTRNCINQLITEPSISSMIFEYRFRGLGELDGHNLGNLILTAMDNLSIRPLQAINLVREMLKVEVNILPMTEHPSDLRALSTKGHWVKGETSVDEMEEDLLRLDLDPEVPAISEAIEAIKQANAIVLGPGSFLTSIMPPLLLPEIGRAINSNSQAKVIVVENLSPEYGPAGRMELAQKLAWIERACQGRKIDVVLGGKPHPELEDRWNIVTRDLASMNREWRHDRDKLSVAILEQLS
- the moaC gene encoding cyclic pyranopterin monophosphate synthase MoaC → MSELTHINQNGEANMVDVSAKADTVREARAEAIVTMSEQTLSLILSGEHHKGDVFATARIAGIQAAKKTWDLIPLCHPLLLSKVEVQLTPLLESNQVRIESVCKLAGKTGVEMEALTAASVAALTIYDMCKAVQKDIVISQVRLLEKSGGKSGHFEASL
- the moaD gene encoding molybdopterin synthase sulfur carrier subunit, with the translated sequence MIKVVFFAQVRELVGQDEVLIDSQSASVEDIRQQLMARGDKWALALESGKLLAAVNHTMSPLDTLVKAGDEVAFFPPVTGG
- the luxO gene encoding quorum-sensing sigma-54 dependent transcriptional regulator LuxO, which codes for MPKNKAENQQLKLLMVEDTLSVASLYQTYLATLNLDICIVSSGEAALAHLAQHSIDLMLLDLHLPDMTGMDVLKKVRTQAPKVPVIFMTAYGSIEVAVEAMRAGAHDFLIKPCEADQLRITVSKAIHQTQNAQHDVLGDVSQYQGFIGSSSSMQQVYKTIDSAASSKASIFITGESGTGKEVCAEAIHSVSNRSTQPFIALNCAAIPKDLIESELFGHVKGAFTGAATDRKGAAELADGGTLFLDELCEMDLELQTKLLRFIQTSTYQKVGSSKLSRVDVRFVCATNKDPWEEVRKGRFREDLYYRLYVIPLHLPPLRERGDDIIEIAYSLLGFTSLEENKNFGKFQEEVLRHFVTYPWPGNVRQLQNVIRNIVVLNEGEEVTLEMLPSPLDRFKVASFSEDAIDTFLDPEHSDDSRKIIPLAQVERRVIERAIQLCGGSIPSAATELDVSASTLYRKLEKWEKGRG
- the moaE gene encoding molybdopterin synthase catalytic subunit MoaE, which translates into the protein MDRVLVQEQDFDLAEEYALLGESSSIGAVVTFVGKVRDFNLGDNVIGLHLQHYPQMTEKALHEICLEARARWPLDKVTVIHRVGDLDIADQIVLVGVSSAHRDAAFASCEFIMDYLKTKAPFWKKERLTNASRWIESRESDQESMQRW
- a CDS encoding ABC transporter substrate-binding protein encodes the protein MYKNKITQGLLLGASLAVAATSFSTIAAQVPEGTKLAKVQELVRGNGTEVASIDPHKTEGVPESHVIRDLLEGLVNQDADGNTVPGVATSWETTDNKTFTFHLRKEATWSNGDPVTAQDFVYSWQRAVDPATASPYSWYLEMTTMTNAADIVAGKKDKSTLGVKAIDDHTLEVHLDTPLPYFVMMTGHTTMKPVNKAVVEKYGDQWTRPANFVGNGAFVVNKWVVNERLELTRNEKYWDNAHTVLNKVTYLPIENQVSEMNRFLSGEIQITNELPTEHFRRLQKEHPEAVNVKGNLCSYYYGFNNAKAPFDDVRVRKALSYAIDRDVIAKAILGQGQKPAYFLTPEITAGFHPDLPAYGKMTQKERIAAAKELLAEAGFDKGHPLEFTLLYNTSENHKKIATAIQSMWRKDLGVKIKLENQEWKTYLDTRREGNFDVTRAGWCGDYNEASSFLSLMQSNNSSNDPKYHSDTYDALMAKAMLATSDAQREDIYNQAEQQLATDMPIAPIYQYVTSRLVSPTVGGYPANNAEDKMFSKDMYIIAK
- the uvrB gene encoding excinuclease ABC subunit UvrB, coding for MEEKSTKTFDLVSSYEPAGDQPTAIKQLLEGLDNGLAHQTLLGVTGSGKTFSLANVIAKAQRPAIILAPNKTLAAQLYGEMKAFFPNNAVEYFVSYYDYYQPEAYVPTTDTFIEKDSSVNAHIEQMRLSATKALLERKDAIIVASVSAIYGLGDPESYLKMMLHVTRGDVVNQRDILRRLAELQYSRNDVAFERGQFRVRGEVIDIYPAESEHDAVRIEMFDDEIDCISVFDPLTGSVTQRDLPRYTIYPKTHYVTPRDRMLEAIEKIKAELVDRKQYLLENNKLLEEQRISQRTQFDIEMMNELGFCSGVENYSRHLSGRDEGEPPPTLFDYLPHDGLLVIDESHVTVPQIGAMYKGDRSRKETLVEFGFRLPSALDNRPLKFDEFEALAPQTIFVSATPGDYEKETSGGDIAEQVVRPTGLLDPELEVRPVATQVDDLLSEIRIRSVKDERVLVTTLTKRMAEDLTEYLTEHDVKVRYLHSDVDTVERVEIIRDLRLGEFDVLVGINLLREGLDMPEVSLVAILDADKEGFLRSERSLIQSIGRAARNLEGKAILYADRITKSMAKAMGETERRRLKQQQYNEQHGIVPQALKKSIKDIMELGNATKSSSNRKSKAVPLSKVAENDEQYKSLTPQQLEKLILKLENEMYQHAQNLEFEEAAAKRDQMEEYRRQFIANS
- the moaA gene encoding GTP 3',8-cyclase MoaA, which gives rise to MTQQFEDSFHRKFYYLRLSVTDVCNFKCNYCLPDGYRPEASKRPPFITLPEIQRVVRAFAHCGTTKVRITGGEPTLRRDFTDIVHSVAQTPGIKKIATTTNGYRMQKQVSDWQQAGLTHINVSLDSLDPKQFYQITGQNRFHDVMSGIDRAFEIGYEQIKVNVVLLKDLNSQQLPQFLNWIKDRPIQLRFIELMKTGEMDELFDKRHVSGVSIRNHLIANGWLLKLREANDGPAQVFIHPDYDGEIGLIMPYEKGFCSTCNRLRVSAMGKLHLCLFGEEGLELRDLMQEDQQEQELIARISQGLKVKDVSHHLDQNNPGATPHLASIGG
- a CDS encoding Hpt domain-containing protein, which produces MDEFNLLQNDKIVSLSAQVGEEMMPTLLDLFKQELQEYIGQIDGVEITTQSRELIARTCHAIKGSAPSFGAILVTEKATQMDAFYKQQRLAEFDQQCQELVSILRRTVYKLEQLQAQLH
- the moaB gene encoding molybdenum cofactor biosynthesis protein B, giving the protein MGHAHDDFTPASIAVLTVSDTRTEETDTSGGYLVDQLKATGHKLADKKIVIDDVYKIRAIVSQWIADESVDAILLTGGTGFTARDFTPEALTPLFDKQVEGFGELFRAVSYEEIGTSTIQSRAIGGFANRTVILAMPGSTGACRTAWTRIIKDQLDSRHKPCNFMPHIGK